Proteins co-encoded in one Seriola aureovittata isolate HTS-2021-v1 ecotype China chromosome 1, ASM2101889v1, whole genome shotgun sequence genomic window:
- the sdr42e1 gene encoding short-chain dehydrogenase/reductase family 42E member 1 isoform X1, which translates to MLRSLFPIRPPAMENARTDTFLITGGCGYFGYRLACSLHKKGARVILFDTVPPIQEVPGDFVFVQGDIRDYAQVEKAIAGVDCVFHIASYGMSGREQLNHHLIEAVNVQGTQNVLKGCIEHGVSRLVYTSTFNVVFGGQVIENGNESLPYLPLHLHPDHYSRTKSLAEMAVLKANGTALKDSSGVLRTCALRPAGIYGPGEQRHLPRIVGYIEKGIFRFVYGEPSSLVEFVHVDNLVSAHELAAEALTLEKQHRSAGQAYFISDGRPVNNFEFFRPLVEGLGYPFPKVRLPLYLIYFFAFLTEMIHHLIGPFYNFQPLLTRTEVYKTGVTHYFSMAKAKAELGYEPQEYNLDEVVQWFRCRGHGKKSCSSFLSRLLLDILFVAAFVAVALSFLPVVGS; encoded by the exons ATTCGCCCTCCTGCAATGGAAAATGCACGCACAGACACGTTTCTGATAACTGGGGGATGTGGCTACTTTGGTTATCG CCTGGCATGCTCACTGCATAAAAAGGGAGCCAGAGTCATTCTGTTTGACACAGTCCCTCCAATCCAAGAAGTGCCAGgggactttgtgtttgtgcaaggTGATATACGTGACTATGCACAAGTTGAGAAGGCCATAGCTGGTGTGGATTGTGTATTCCACATTGCCTCCTATGGCATGTCTGGCAGGGAGCAGCTGAACCATCATCTGATTGAGGCGGTGAATGTTCAGGGTACACAGAACGTCCTGAAGGGTTGTATTGAGCATGGAGTGTCCAGGCTGGTTTACACCAGCACCTTCAATGTGGTGTTCGGAGGCCAAGTGATAGAGAACGGCAATGAAAGCCTCCCTTATCTACCTCTCCATCTTCACCCTGACCACTACTCCAGAACCAAGTCCCTGGCTGAGATGGCCGTGCTGAAAGCTAATGGCACAGCCCTGAAGGACAGCTCTGGGGTGCTGAGAACCTGTGCACTGCGTCCAGCAGGAATCTACGGGCCTGGAGAGCAGAGGCACCTACCCAGGATAGTTGGTTACATTGAGAAGGGGATCTTCCGGTTTGTTTATGGTGAACCCAGCAGCCTGGTAGAATTTGTCCATGTGGACAACCTGGTTTCAGCACATGAGCTGGCTGCAGAGGCACTGACCTTGGAGAAGCAGCACCGCTCTGCTGGCCAGGCCTACTTCATCTCCGACGGCAGACCTGTCAATAATTTTGAATTCTTCAGACCTCTGGTGGAGGGCTTGGGCTATCCCTTCCCCAAAGTACGACTACCTCTCTATCTTATTTACTTCTTTGCCTTTCTCACAGAAATGATTCACCACCTCATCGGCCCCTTCTATAACTTCCAGCCACTGCTGACACGTACAGAGGTGTATAAAACTGGCGTGACGCATTACTTCAGCATGGCAAAGGCTAAAGCAGAGCTTGGTTATGAACCCCAGGAGTATAACCTGGATGAGGTTGTACAATGGTTCAGATGCAGAGGCCACGGGAAAAAATCTTGCAGCTCCTTCCTCAGTCGATTACTACTAGACATCCTGTTTGTTGCTGCCTTCGTTGCTGTggctctctcttttcttccagtTGTTGGCAGCTGA
- the sdr42e1 gene encoding short-chain dehydrogenase/reductase family 42E member 1 isoform X2, which translates to MENARTDTFLITGGCGYFGYRLACSLHKKGARVILFDTVPPIQEVPGDFVFVQGDIRDYAQVEKAIAGVDCVFHIASYGMSGREQLNHHLIEAVNVQGTQNVLKGCIEHGVSRLVYTSTFNVVFGGQVIENGNESLPYLPLHLHPDHYSRTKSLAEMAVLKANGTALKDSSGVLRTCALRPAGIYGPGEQRHLPRIVGYIEKGIFRFVYGEPSSLVEFVHVDNLVSAHELAAEALTLEKQHRSAGQAYFISDGRPVNNFEFFRPLVEGLGYPFPKVRLPLYLIYFFAFLTEMIHHLIGPFYNFQPLLTRTEVYKTGVTHYFSMAKAKAELGYEPQEYNLDEVVQWFRCRGHGKKSCSSFLSRLLLDILFVAAFVAVALSFLPVVGS; encoded by the exons ATGGAAAATGCACGCACAGACACGTTTCTGATAACTGGGGGATGTGGCTACTTTGGTTATCG CCTGGCATGCTCACTGCATAAAAAGGGAGCCAGAGTCATTCTGTTTGACACAGTCCCTCCAATCCAAGAAGTGCCAGgggactttgtgtttgtgcaaggTGATATACGTGACTATGCACAAGTTGAGAAGGCCATAGCTGGTGTGGATTGTGTATTCCACATTGCCTCCTATGGCATGTCTGGCAGGGAGCAGCTGAACCATCATCTGATTGAGGCGGTGAATGTTCAGGGTACACAGAACGTCCTGAAGGGTTGTATTGAGCATGGAGTGTCCAGGCTGGTTTACACCAGCACCTTCAATGTGGTGTTCGGAGGCCAAGTGATAGAGAACGGCAATGAAAGCCTCCCTTATCTACCTCTCCATCTTCACCCTGACCACTACTCCAGAACCAAGTCCCTGGCTGAGATGGCCGTGCTGAAAGCTAATGGCACAGCCCTGAAGGACAGCTCTGGGGTGCTGAGAACCTGTGCACTGCGTCCAGCAGGAATCTACGGGCCTGGAGAGCAGAGGCACCTACCCAGGATAGTTGGTTACATTGAGAAGGGGATCTTCCGGTTTGTTTATGGTGAACCCAGCAGCCTGGTAGAATTTGTCCATGTGGACAACCTGGTTTCAGCACATGAGCTGGCTGCAGAGGCACTGACCTTGGAGAAGCAGCACCGCTCTGCTGGCCAGGCCTACTTCATCTCCGACGGCAGACCTGTCAATAATTTTGAATTCTTCAGACCTCTGGTGGAGGGCTTGGGCTATCCCTTCCCCAAAGTACGACTACCTCTCTATCTTATTTACTTCTTTGCCTTTCTCACAGAAATGATTCACCACCTCATCGGCCCCTTCTATAACTTCCAGCCACTGCTGACACGTACAGAGGTGTATAAAACTGGCGTGACGCATTACTTCAGCATGGCAAAGGCTAAAGCAGAGCTTGGTTATGAACCCCAGGAGTATAACCTGGATGAGGTTGTACAATGGTTCAGATGCAGAGGCCACGGGAAAAAATCTTGCAGCTCCTTCCTCAGTCGATTACTACTAGACATCCTGTTTGTTGCTGCCTTCGTTGCTGTggctctctcttttcttccagtTGTTGGCAGCTGA